Proteins encoded within one genomic window of Oncorhynchus mykiss isolate Arlee chromosome 27, USDA_OmykA_1.1, whole genome shotgun sequence:
- the LOC110507848 gene encoding protein Aster-B isoform X4 — MHKNKAKQRKWKNLIWRPQSTASNSNRSTPACSPVLHPKRSRSPTPQSLEPGENMVEKGHSDHSDKSPSTPEQVVQRTYSLQSARSGGKNSKKSQSWYNHERQHILRVLSPTYKQRNEDFRKLFKQLPDTERLIVDYSCALQRDILLQGRLYLSENWICFYSNIFRWETLLTVRLKDICTMTKEKTARLIPNAIQVSTDGDKHFLTSFGARDRTYMMMFRLWQNALLDKPLCPKELWHFVHQCYGNELGLTSDDEDYVPPDDDFNTMGFCEEIPNEENEISNDNLSKSSAEAKHEGSPPSIHKKCIITNSTISSTISSEPLSFDLPPDEYIDCLPNGELLTLPLVLEQRLAEASGLVPSTSLDFNDNEDIPTELSDSSETHDEAGEVQAFHDDLKGRQYIDEVYKFSVDKMYDILFTESQFMTDFMEQRRFSDIVFHSWKKDDAAGNQTREIMYTISLSNPLAPKTATVTETQTLYKASHESECYIIDAEVITHDVPYHDYFYTLNRYMLTRVAKNKCRLRVSTELRYRKQPWGLVKGFIEKNFWSGLDENFRHLELELSKVEDVVLESARPSPKVKVVKTSVRRRKRPLVQLRSQHLDDALLSPVTTPTDDEVIHRIKHVGVTGSTQTRHMPEHLPGGIALYSVSKLLLIISFVICLSLVLLVLLNMMLFYKLWMLEYSAQPLTTWQGLRIHENKLPQTQMEWAQLLKSQQHYHDAELQKWREIIKSSVVLLDQMKDSLSNLQRGIDLRDYSSEAEEKRSRYH, encoded by the exons CACTGCCAGTAACTCCAACAGGAGCACGCCCGCTTGCTCGCCTGTCTTGCATCCTAAACGCTCACGCTCGCCCACGCCCCAGAGCCTGGAGCCTGGTGAGAACATGGTGGAGAAGGGCCACTCTGACCACTCTGACAAGTCCCCCTCCACCCCCGAGCAAGTGGTACAGCGAACCTACTCTCTGCAGTCCGCCCGCAGCGGAGGCAAGAACTCCAAG AAGAGCCAGAGCTGGTACAAC CATGAAAGACAACACATCCTGAGA GTGTTGAGCCCCACATATAAACAGCGTAATGAGGACTTCAGGAAGCTCTTCAAGCAGCTACCGGACACAGAGCGACTCATCGTGG ATTACTCCTGCGCCCTGCAACGAGACATCCTCCTGCAGGGCCGACTCTACCTCTCAGAAAACTGGATCTGTTTTTATAGCAACATCTTCCGCTGGGAAACGCTG CTGACGGTGAGGCTGAAGGACATCTGCACCATGACAAAGGAGAAGACAGCCCGCCTCATCCCCAACGCCATCCAGGTGTCCACAGACGGTGACAAG CACTTTCTCACCTCATTTGGAGCGCGGGACAGGACCTACATGATGATGTTCAGGTTATGGCAGAATGCACTGCTGGACAAA CCCCTGTGCCCCAAAGAGCTATGGCACTTTGTCCATCAGTGTTATGGCAACGAGCTTGGCCTGACCAGTGACGACGAGGACTATGTTCCCCCTGACGACGACTTCAACACCATGGG GTTCTGTGAGGAGATTCCTAACGAGGAGAATGAGATAAGTAATGACAACTTGTCTAAGAGCAGTGCCGAGGCCAAGCACGAGGGCAGCCCACCATCCATACACAAGAAATGCATCATCACCAATAGCACCATCAGCTCAACCATCAGCAGCGAGCCCCTCTCT TTTGACCTCCCTCCAGACGAATACATCGACTGCCTCCCTAACGGGGAGCTGCTGACCTTGCCCCTGGTGCTGGAGCAGAGGCTAGCGGAGGCCAGCGGCCTGGTGCCCTCAACCTCCCTAGACTTCAACGACAATGAAGACATCCCCACCGAACTCAGCGACTCCTCAGAGACCCACGACGAGG CAGGGGAAGTGCAGGCCTTCCACGATGACCTTAAAGGGAGACAGTACATCGATGAGGTTTACAAGTTCAGTGTGGACAAGATGTACGACATCCTCTTCACAGAATCCCAGTTTATGACCGACTTCATGGAGCAGCGCAGGTTCTCTG ATATAGTGTTTCACTCCTGGAAGAAGGACGACGCAGCGGGGAACCAGACGAGAGAGATCATGTACACCATCTCCCTGTCCAACCCGCTGGCCCCCAAGACAGCCACTGTCACAGAGACCCAGACACTGTACAAGGCTAGCCATGAGAGTGAGTGCTACATCATCGATGCTGAGGTCATCACACACGACGTGCCCTACCACGACTACTTCTACACGCTCAACCGTTACATGCTGACACGGGTGGCCAAGAACAAGTGCCGTTTAAG GGTGTCCACTGAGCTGCGTTACAGAAAACAGCCATGGGGATTAGTGAAGGGCTTCATCGAGAAGAACTTCTGGAGCGGGCTGGATGAGAACTTCCGCCATCTTG AGTTGGAGCTGTCGAAGGTGGAGGATGTGGTGTTGGAGTCGGCCCGGCCCTCTCCCAAGGTCAAGGTGGTGAAGACGTCTGTGAGGCGGAGGAAAAGACCACTGGTCCAATTACGGAGCCAGCACCTGGACGACgccctcctcagccctgtcaccacGCCAACCGACGACGAGGTCATCCACCGCATCAAACATGTGGGCGTGACAG GTTCCACTCAGACCAGGCACATGCCTGAGCACCTCCCTGGAGGCATTGCCCTCTACAGTGTCTCCAAACTGCTGCTCATCATCAGCTTTGT GATCTGTCTAAG cctGGTTTTGCTGGTGTTGCTCAACATGATGCTGTTCTATAAGCTGTGGATGCTGGAGTATTCTGCACAGCCTCTTACCACCTGGCAAGGGCTGCGGATACATGAGAA TAAACTGCCCCAGACGCAAATGGAGTGGGCCCAGCTCCTGAAGTCCCAACAGCATTACCATGATGCTGAGCTGCAGAAGTGGAGAGAGATCATCAAATCCTCCGTGGTACTATTAGACCAG ATGAAAGACTCTCTATCAAACCTTCAAAGGGGCATTGACTTAAGGGACTACAGCTCAGAAGCTGAGGAGAAAAGAAGCCGTTACCACTGA
- the LOC110507848 gene encoding protein Aster-B isoform X5, with translation MHKNKAKQRKWKNLIWRPQSTASNSNRSTPACSPVLHPKRSRSPTPQSLEPGENMVEKGHSDHSDKSPSTPEQVVQRTYSLQSARSGGKNSKKSQSWYNVLSPTYKQRNEDFRKLFKQLPDTERLIVDYSCALQRDILLQGRLYLSENWICFYSNIFRWETLLTVRLKDICTMTKEKTARLIPNAIQVSTDGDKHFLTSFGARDRTYMMMFRLWQNALLDKPLCPKELWHFVHQCYGNELGLTSDDEDYVPPDDDFNTMGFCEEIPNEENEISNDNLSKSSAEAKHEGSPPSIHKKCIITNSTISSTISSEPLSFDLPPDEYIDCLPNGELLTLPLVLEQRLAEASGLVPSTSLDFNDNEDIPTELSDSSETHDEAGEVQAFHDDLKGRQYIDEVYKFSVDKMYDILFTESQFMTDFMEQRRFSDIVFHSWKKDDAAGNQTREIMYTISLSNPLAPKTATVTETQTLYKASHESECYIIDAEVITHDVPYHDYFYTLNRYMLTRVAKNKCRLRVSTELRYRKQPWGLVKGFIEKNFWSGLDENFRHLELELSKVEDVVLESARPSPKVKVVKTSVRRRKRPLVQLRSQHLDDALLSPVTTPTDDEVIHRIKHVGVTGSTQTRHMPEHLPGGIALYSVSKLLLIISFVICLSLVLLVLLNMMLFYKLWMLEYSAQPLTTWQGLRIHENKLPQTQMEWAQLLKSQQHYHDAELQKWREIIKSSVVLLDQMKDSLSNLQRGIDLRDYSSEAEEKRSRYH, from the exons CACTGCCAGTAACTCCAACAGGAGCACGCCCGCTTGCTCGCCTGTCTTGCATCCTAAACGCTCACGCTCGCCCACGCCCCAGAGCCTGGAGCCTGGTGAGAACATGGTGGAGAAGGGCCACTCTGACCACTCTGACAAGTCCCCCTCCACCCCCGAGCAAGTGGTACAGCGAACCTACTCTCTGCAGTCCGCCCGCAGCGGAGGCAAGAACTCCAAG AAGAGCCAGAGCTGGTACAAC GTGTTGAGCCCCACATATAAACAGCGTAATGAGGACTTCAGGAAGCTCTTCAAGCAGCTACCGGACACAGAGCGACTCATCGTGG ATTACTCCTGCGCCCTGCAACGAGACATCCTCCTGCAGGGCCGACTCTACCTCTCAGAAAACTGGATCTGTTTTTATAGCAACATCTTCCGCTGGGAAACGCTG CTGACGGTGAGGCTGAAGGACATCTGCACCATGACAAAGGAGAAGACAGCCCGCCTCATCCCCAACGCCATCCAGGTGTCCACAGACGGTGACAAG CACTTTCTCACCTCATTTGGAGCGCGGGACAGGACCTACATGATGATGTTCAGGTTATGGCAGAATGCACTGCTGGACAAA CCCCTGTGCCCCAAAGAGCTATGGCACTTTGTCCATCAGTGTTATGGCAACGAGCTTGGCCTGACCAGTGACGACGAGGACTATGTTCCCCCTGACGACGACTTCAACACCATGGG GTTCTGTGAGGAGATTCCTAACGAGGAGAATGAGATAAGTAATGACAACTTGTCTAAGAGCAGTGCCGAGGCCAAGCACGAGGGCAGCCCACCATCCATACACAAGAAATGCATCATCACCAATAGCACCATCAGCTCAACCATCAGCAGCGAGCCCCTCTCT TTTGACCTCCCTCCAGACGAATACATCGACTGCCTCCCTAACGGGGAGCTGCTGACCTTGCCCCTGGTGCTGGAGCAGAGGCTAGCGGAGGCCAGCGGCCTGGTGCCCTCAACCTCCCTAGACTTCAACGACAATGAAGACATCCCCACCGAACTCAGCGACTCCTCAGAGACCCACGACGAGG CAGGGGAAGTGCAGGCCTTCCACGATGACCTTAAAGGGAGACAGTACATCGATGAGGTTTACAAGTTCAGTGTGGACAAGATGTACGACATCCTCTTCACAGAATCCCAGTTTATGACCGACTTCATGGAGCAGCGCAGGTTCTCTG ATATAGTGTTTCACTCCTGGAAGAAGGACGACGCAGCGGGGAACCAGACGAGAGAGATCATGTACACCATCTCCCTGTCCAACCCGCTGGCCCCCAAGACAGCCACTGTCACAGAGACCCAGACACTGTACAAGGCTAGCCATGAGAGTGAGTGCTACATCATCGATGCTGAGGTCATCACACACGACGTGCCCTACCACGACTACTTCTACACGCTCAACCGTTACATGCTGACACGGGTGGCCAAGAACAAGTGCCGTTTAAG GGTGTCCACTGAGCTGCGTTACAGAAAACAGCCATGGGGATTAGTGAAGGGCTTCATCGAGAAGAACTTCTGGAGCGGGCTGGATGAGAACTTCCGCCATCTTG AGTTGGAGCTGTCGAAGGTGGAGGATGTGGTGTTGGAGTCGGCCCGGCCCTCTCCCAAGGTCAAGGTGGTGAAGACGTCTGTGAGGCGGAGGAAAAGACCACTGGTCCAATTACGGAGCCAGCACCTGGACGACgccctcctcagccctgtcaccacGCCAACCGACGACGAGGTCATCCACCGCATCAAACATGTGGGCGTGACAG GTTCCACTCAGACCAGGCACATGCCTGAGCACCTCCCTGGAGGCATTGCCCTCTACAGTGTCTCCAAACTGCTGCTCATCATCAGCTTTGT GATCTGTCTAAG cctGGTTTTGCTGGTGTTGCTCAACATGATGCTGTTCTATAAGCTGTGGATGCTGGAGTATTCTGCACAGCCTCTTACCACCTGGCAAGGGCTGCGGATACATGAGAA TAAACTGCCCCAGACGCAAATGGAGTGGGCCCAGCTCCTGAAGTCCCAACAGCATTACCATGATGCTGAGCTGCAGAAGTGGAGAGAGATCATCAAATCCTCCGTGGTACTATTAGACCAG ATGAAAGACTCTCTATCAAACCTTCAAAGGGGCATTGACTTAAGGGACTACAGCTCAGAAGCTGAGGAGAAAAGAAGCCGTTACCACTGA
- the LOC110507848 gene encoding protein Aster-B isoform X7: MHKNKAKQRKWKNLIWRPQSTASNSNRSTPACSPVLHPKRSRSPTPQSLEPGENMVEKGHSDHSDKSPSTPEQVVQRTYSLQSARSGGKNSKKSQSWYNVLSPTYKQRNEDFRKLFKQLPDTERLIVDYSCALQRDILLQGRLYLSENWICFYSNIFRWETLLTVRLKDICTMTKEKTARLIPNAIQVSTDGDKHFLTSFGARDRTYMMMFRLWQNALLDKPLCPKELWHFVHQCYGNELGLTSDDEDYVPPDDDFNTMGFCEEIPNEENEISNDNLSKSSAEAKHEGSPPSIHKKCIITNSTISSTISSEPLSFDLPPDEYIDCLPNGELLTLPLVLEQRLAEASGLVPSTSLDFNDNEDIPTELSDSSETHDEAGEVQAFHDDLKGRQYIDEVYKFSVDKMYDILFTESQFMTDFMEQRRFSDIVFHSWKKDDAAGNQTREIMYTISLSNPLAPKTATVTETQTLYKASHESECYIIDAEVITHDVPYHDYFYTLNRYMLTRVAKNKCRLRVSTELRYRKQPWGLVKGFIEKNFWSGLDENFRHLELELSKVEDVVLESARPSPKVKVVKTSVRRRKRPLVQLRSQHLDDALLSPVTTPTDDEVIHRIKHVGVTGSTQTRHMPEHLPGGIALYSVSKLLLIISFVLVLLVLLNMMLFYKLWMLEYSAQPLTTWQGLRIHENKLPQTQMEWAQLLKSQQHYHDAELQKWREIIKSSVVLLDQMKDSLSNLQRGIDLRDYSSEAEEKRSRYH; the protein is encoded by the exons CACTGCCAGTAACTCCAACAGGAGCACGCCCGCTTGCTCGCCTGTCTTGCATCCTAAACGCTCACGCTCGCCCACGCCCCAGAGCCTGGAGCCTGGTGAGAACATGGTGGAGAAGGGCCACTCTGACCACTCTGACAAGTCCCCCTCCACCCCCGAGCAAGTGGTACAGCGAACCTACTCTCTGCAGTCCGCCCGCAGCGGAGGCAAGAACTCCAAG AAGAGCCAGAGCTGGTACAAC GTGTTGAGCCCCACATATAAACAGCGTAATGAGGACTTCAGGAAGCTCTTCAAGCAGCTACCGGACACAGAGCGACTCATCGTGG ATTACTCCTGCGCCCTGCAACGAGACATCCTCCTGCAGGGCCGACTCTACCTCTCAGAAAACTGGATCTGTTTTTATAGCAACATCTTCCGCTGGGAAACGCTG CTGACGGTGAGGCTGAAGGACATCTGCACCATGACAAAGGAGAAGACAGCCCGCCTCATCCCCAACGCCATCCAGGTGTCCACAGACGGTGACAAG CACTTTCTCACCTCATTTGGAGCGCGGGACAGGACCTACATGATGATGTTCAGGTTATGGCAGAATGCACTGCTGGACAAA CCCCTGTGCCCCAAAGAGCTATGGCACTTTGTCCATCAGTGTTATGGCAACGAGCTTGGCCTGACCAGTGACGACGAGGACTATGTTCCCCCTGACGACGACTTCAACACCATGGG GTTCTGTGAGGAGATTCCTAACGAGGAGAATGAGATAAGTAATGACAACTTGTCTAAGAGCAGTGCCGAGGCCAAGCACGAGGGCAGCCCACCATCCATACACAAGAAATGCATCATCACCAATAGCACCATCAGCTCAACCATCAGCAGCGAGCCCCTCTCT TTTGACCTCCCTCCAGACGAATACATCGACTGCCTCCCTAACGGGGAGCTGCTGACCTTGCCCCTGGTGCTGGAGCAGAGGCTAGCGGAGGCCAGCGGCCTGGTGCCCTCAACCTCCCTAGACTTCAACGACAATGAAGACATCCCCACCGAACTCAGCGACTCCTCAGAGACCCACGACGAGG CAGGGGAAGTGCAGGCCTTCCACGATGACCTTAAAGGGAGACAGTACATCGATGAGGTTTACAAGTTCAGTGTGGACAAGATGTACGACATCCTCTTCACAGAATCCCAGTTTATGACCGACTTCATGGAGCAGCGCAGGTTCTCTG ATATAGTGTTTCACTCCTGGAAGAAGGACGACGCAGCGGGGAACCAGACGAGAGAGATCATGTACACCATCTCCCTGTCCAACCCGCTGGCCCCCAAGACAGCCACTGTCACAGAGACCCAGACACTGTACAAGGCTAGCCATGAGAGTGAGTGCTACATCATCGATGCTGAGGTCATCACACACGACGTGCCCTACCACGACTACTTCTACACGCTCAACCGTTACATGCTGACACGGGTGGCCAAGAACAAGTGCCGTTTAAG GGTGTCCACTGAGCTGCGTTACAGAAAACAGCCATGGGGATTAGTGAAGGGCTTCATCGAGAAGAACTTCTGGAGCGGGCTGGATGAGAACTTCCGCCATCTTG AGTTGGAGCTGTCGAAGGTGGAGGATGTGGTGTTGGAGTCGGCCCGGCCCTCTCCCAAGGTCAAGGTGGTGAAGACGTCTGTGAGGCGGAGGAAAAGACCACTGGTCCAATTACGGAGCCAGCACCTGGACGACgccctcctcagccctgtcaccacGCCAACCGACGACGAGGTCATCCACCGCATCAAACATGTGGGCGTGACAG GTTCCACTCAGACCAGGCACATGCCTGAGCACCTCCCTGGAGGCATTGCCCTCTACAGTGTCTCCAAACTGCTGCTCATCATCAGCTTTGT cctGGTTTTGCTGGTGTTGCTCAACATGATGCTGTTCTATAAGCTGTGGATGCTGGAGTATTCTGCACAGCCTCTTACCACCTGGCAAGGGCTGCGGATACATGAGAA TAAACTGCCCCAGACGCAAATGGAGTGGGCCCAGCTCCTGAAGTCCCAACAGCATTACCATGATGCTGAGCTGCAGAAGTGGAGAGAGATCATCAAATCCTCCGTGGTACTATTAGACCAG ATGAAAGACTCTCTATCAAACCTTCAAAGGGGCATTGACTTAAGGGACTACAGCTCAGAAGCTGAGGAGAAAAGAAGCCGTTACCACTGA
- the LOC110507848 gene encoding protein Aster-B isoform X3 — MHKNKAKQRKWKNLIWRPQSTASNSNRSTPACSPVLHPKRSRSPTPQSLEPGENMVEKGHSDHSDKSPSTPEQVVQRTYSLQSARSGGKNSKKSQSWYNVLSPTYKQRNEDFRKLFKQLPDTERLIVDYSCALQRDILLQGRLYLSENWICFYSNIFRWETLLTVRLKDICTMTKEKTARLIPNAIQVSTDGDKHFLTSFGARDRTYMMMFRLWQNALLDKPLCPKELWHFVHQCYGNELGLTSDDEDYVPPDDDFNTMGFCEEIPNEENEISNDNLSKSSAEAKHEGSPPSIHKKCIITNSTISSTISSEPLSVSLSDIIEFDLPPDEYIDCLPNGELLTLPLVLEQRLAEASGLVPSTSLDFNDNEDIPTELSDSSETHDEAGEVQAFHDDLKGRQYIDEVYKFSVDKMYDILFTESQFMTDFMEQRRFSDIVFHSWKKDDAAGNQTREIMYTISLSNPLAPKTATVTETQTLYKASHESECYIIDAEVITHDVPYHDYFYTLNRYMLTRVAKNKCRLRVSTELRYRKQPWGLVKGFIEKNFWSGLDENFRHLELELSKVEDVVLESARPSPKVKVVKTSVRRRKRPLVQLRSQHLDDALLSPVTTPTDDEVIHRIKHVGVTGSTQTRHMPEHLPGGIALYSVSKLLLIISFVICLSLVLLVLLNMMLFYKLWMLEYSAQPLTTWQGLRIHENKLPQTQMEWAQLLKSQQHYHDAELQKWREIIKSSVVLLDQMKDSLSNLQRGIDLRDYSSEAEEKRSRYH; from the exons CACTGCCAGTAACTCCAACAGGAGCACGCCCGCTTGCTCGCCTGTCTTGCATCCTAAACGCTCACGCTCGCCCACGCCCCAGAGCCTGGAGCCTGGTGAGAACATGGTGGAGAAGGGCCACTCTGACCACTCTGACAAGTCCCCCTCCACCCCCGAGCAAGTGGTACAGCGAACCTACTCTCTGCAGTCCGCCCGCAGCGGAGGCAAGAACTCCAAG AAGAGCCAGAGCTGGTACAAC GTGTTGAGCCCCACATATAAACAGCGTAATGAGGACTTCAGGAAGCTCTTCAAGCAGCTACCGGACACAGAGCGACTCATCGTGG ATTACTCCTGCGCCCTGCAACGAGACATCCTCCTGCAGGGCCGACTCTACCTCTCAGAAAACTGGATCTGTTTTTATAGCAACATCTTCCGCTGGGAAACGCTG CTGACGGTGAGGCTGAAGGACATCTGCACCATGACAAAGGAGAAGACAGCCCGCCTCATCCCCAACGCCATCCAGGTGTCCACAGACGGTGACAAG CACTTTCTCACCTCATTTGGAGCGCGGGACAGGACCTACATGATGATGTTCAGGTTATGGCAGAATGCACTGCTGGACAAA CCCCTGTGCCCCAAAGAGCTATGGCACTTTGTCCATCAGTGTTATGGCAACGAGCTTGGCCTGACCAGTGACGACGAGGACTATGTTCCCCCTGACGACGACTTCAACACCATGGG GTTCTGTGAGGAGATTCCTAACGAGGAGAATGAGATAAGTAATGACAACTTGTCTAAGAGCAGTGCCGAGGCCAAGCACGAGGGCAGCCCACCATCCATACACAAGAAATGCATCATCACCAATAGCACCATCAGCTCAACCATCAGCAGCGAGCCCCTCTCTGTGAGTCTCAGCGACATaatagag TTTGACCTCCCTCCAGACGAATACATCGACTGCCTCCCTAACGGGGAGCTGCTGACCTTGCCCCTGGTGCTGGAGCAGAGGCTAGCGGAGGCCAGCGGCCTGGTGCCCTCAACCTCCCTAGACTTCAACGACAATGAAGACATCCCCACCGAACTCAGCGACTCCTCAGAGACCCACGACGAGG CAGGGGAAGTGCAGGCCTTCCACGATGACCTTAAAGGGAGACAGTACATCGATGAGGTTTACAAGTTCAGTGTGGACAAGATGTACGACATCCTCTTCACAGAATCCCAGTTTATGACCGACTTCATGGAGCAGCGCAGGTTCTCTG ATATAGTGTTTCACTCCTGGAAGAAGGACGACGCAGCGGGGAACCAGACGAGAGAGATCATGTACACCATCTCCCTGTCCAACCCGCTGGCCCCCAAGACAGCCACTGTCACAGAGACCCAGACACTGTACAAGGCTAGCCATGAGAGTGAGTGCTACATCATCGATGCTGAGGTCATCACACACGACGTGCCCTACCACGACTACTTCTACACGCTCAACCGTTACATGCTGACACGGGTGGCCAAGAACAAGTGCCGTTTAAG GGTGTCCACTGAGCTGCGTTACAGAAAACAGCCATGGGGATTAGTGAAGGGCTTCATCGAGAAGAACTTCTGGAGCGGGCTGGATGAGAACTTCCGCCATCTTG AGTTGGAGCTGTCGAAGGTGGAGGATGTGGTGTTGGAGTCGGCCCGGCCCTCTCCCAAGGTCAAGGTGGTGAAGACGTCTGTGAGGCGGAGGAAAAGACCACTGGTCCAATTACGGAGCCAGCACCTGGACGACgccctcctcagccctgtcaccacGCCAACCGACGACGAGGTCATCCACCGCATCAAACATGTGGGCGTGACAG GTTCCACTCAGACCAGGCACATGCCTGAGCACCTCCCTGGAGGCATTGCCCTCTACAGTGTCTCCAAACTGCTGCTCATCATCAGCTTTGT GATCTGTCTAAG cctGGTTTTGCTGGTGTTGCTCAACATGATGCTGTTCTATAAGCTGTGGATGCTGGAGTATTCTGCACAGCCTCTTACCACCTGGCAAGGGCTGCGGATACATGAGAA TAAACTGCCCCAGACGCAAATGGAGTGGGCCCAGCTCCTGAAGTCCCAACAGCATTACCATGATGCTGAGCTGCAGAAGTGGAGAGAGATCATCAAATCCTCCGTGGTACTATTAGACCAG ATGAAAGACTCTCTATCAAACCTTCAAAGGGGCATTGACTTAAGGGACTACAGCTCAGAAGCTGAGGAGAAAAGAAGCCGTTACCACTGA